One genomic window of Thalassolituus hydrocarboniclasticus includes the following:
- the nirD gene encoding nitrite reductase small subunit NirD: MTLLNTLNNAQEQSQVEWNTVCLLDDIAPDTGVCALYQGEQVALFRIGDSDQVFAISNYDPLGEANVLSRGIVGSIGERLVVASPLYKQHYDLATGECLEDSDLLLKTYRVRVEQQQVLLG; this comes from the coding sequence ATGACTTTATTAAATACGCTGAACAACGCTCAGGAACAGAGCCAGGTGGAATGGAATACCGTGTGTCTGCTGGACGATATCGCTCCGGATACCGGTGTGTGCGCGCTGTATCAGGGCGAGCAGGTCGCACTGTTCCGGATCGGTGACAGCGATCAGGTGTTTGCCATCAGTAATTACGATCCGCTGGGTGAGGCCAATGTGTTGTCACGCGGTATTGTCGGTTCCATTGGTGAGCGGCTGGTGGTGGCATCACCCTTATATAAACAGCATTACGATCTGGCGACCGGCGAGTGTCTGGAAGACAGTGATTTGTTGCTGAAAACCTACCGGGTAAGAGTGGAGCAGCAGCAGGTTCTTCTGGGCTGA
- a CDS encoding NarK family nitrate/nitrite MFS transporter — translation MTVEKFNLFNFSGKMKVLHLSWIAFFITFVVWFNHAPMLQAIAASLGLSAAEVKTLLILNVALTIPARVIIGMLTDRFGPRIVYSLLLALCSVPCFMFALADDFTQAAIARFLLGFIGAGFVIGIRMVSEWFPANELGTAEGIYGGWGNFGSAAAAFTLPVIALLFGGDDGWRYAIALTGVLSLLFSVIYYRNVSDTPKGSTYFKPKHVGALEVTSKGDFFFLLVMKVPMYAALALLAWKLSPAGVSMLTDIMAVGIYIGLVLLYLYDVSHVWNVNKTVFKEPVAEIHRYKFRQVAVLNILYFATFGSELAVISMLPLFFAETFELTPVMAGMVASAYAFMNLMSRPGGGWLSDKFGRKPTLLILTLGLAIGYCAMAMVDSSWPLWLAVVAAMACSFFVQSGEGAVFAVVPLIKRRLTGQIAGMTGAYGNVGAVTYLTVLSFVDYSTFFMVIAATAVVGFIALLAMEEPAGHIAEVRDDGTVEMIDVNSAATAR, via the coding sequence ATGACGGTCGAAAAATTTAATCTGTTTAATTTCAGCGGTAAGATGAAAGTACTTCATCTTAGCTGGATCGCATTTTTTATTACCTTTGTTGTGTGGTTTAACCATGCGCCCATGCTGCAGGCGATTGCCGCCAGTCTGGGGCTGAGCGCTGCGGAAGTTAAAACACTGCTGATTCTTAACGTCGCGCTGACCATTCCGGCACGGGTTATTATTGGCATGCTGACGGATCGTTTTGGTCCGCGTATTGTGTATTCTCTGCTGCTGGCCCTGTGTTCTGTTCCCTGTTTTATGTTTGCCCTGGCTGATGATTTTACCCAGGCCGCGATTGCCCGTTTTCTGCTGGGATTTATCGGTGCCGGTTTTGTGATTGGTATCCGTATGGTCAGTGAATGGTTTCCGGCTAACGAGCTGGGAACGGCCGAAGGTATTTACGGTGGTTGGGGTAACTTCGGCTCTGCGGCGGCGGCATTCACCTTGCCGGTTATTGCGCTGTTATTTGGCGGCGACGATGGCTGGCGTTATGCCATTGCTCTGACCGGTGTGCTTAGCCTGCTGTTCAGCGTTATTTATTATCGTAATGTTTCGGATACACCGAAAGGCTCTACCTACTTTAAGCCAAAGCATGTTGGTGCGCTGGAAGTCACCAGTAAAGGCGATTTTTTCTTTCTGCTGGTGATGAAGGTGCCTATGTATGCGGCGCTGGCATTATTGGCATGGAAGCTGTCTCCGGCGGGTGTCAGCATGCTGACCGATATCATGGCAGTGGGGATTTATATCGGCCTGGTGCTGTTGTATCTGTACGATGTCAGCCATGTCTGGAATGTTAATAAAACGGTTTTCAAAGAACCGGTTGCTGAAATTCATCGTTATAAATTCCGTCAGGTGGCGGTGCTGAATATTCTGTATTTTGCCACCTTCGGTTCTGAACTGGCGGTTATTTCCATGCTACCGCTGTTTTTTGCCGAAACATTTGAACTGACACCGGTTATGGCCGGCATGGTGGCTTCGGCTTATGCCTTTATGAACCTGATGTCACGTCCGGGGGGCGGTTGGTTGTCGGATAAATTCGGCCGTAAGCCAACCCTGCTGATTCTGACCCTGGGTCTGGCCATTGGTTACTGTGCGATGGCCATGGTCGACAGCAGCTGGCCTTTGTGGCTTGCCGTTGTTGCGGCAATGGCCTGTTCGTTCTTTGTTCAGTCCGGCGAAGGTGCTGTGTTTGCTGTCGTGCCATTAATCAAACGCCGTCTGACCGGGCAGATTGCCGGTATGACCGGAGCCTACGGTAATGTTGGTGCCGTGACCTATTTAACGGTGTTGTCATTCGTGGATTATTCAACTTTCTTTATGGTGATCGCGGCGACGGCTGTCGTGGGCTTTATTGCTCTGTTGGCCATGGAAGAACCAGCAGGCCATATTGCTGAGGTGCGCGATGATGGTACGGTTGAAATGATTGATGTGAACTCTGCTGCAACGGCGCGCTGA
- a CDS encoding bifunctional protein-serine/threonine kinase/phosphatase gives MQTDRALNKEYGLATEGDIIRRPSAKRLMVTLGGYSSAGPKDENQDAFAACLTTQEHYKGVALCVADGVSCSEHAQQASTTSVTHFLQDYYSTPDSWDVKTAAGRVLSSLNAWLYHHGQQASARHNSLVTTFSGLILKSNTAHLLHVGDSRIYRLRDGMLELLTRDHNHQQGGCQYLSRALGMDTHLEVDYQTQPLQQGDVFMLTSDGVHGFLTAQQLQQTLNNALQAATGSHGINQYQLEQCSKQLVQQALAQGGDDNATCCLLVVEQLPQTNLEEAHRTLCERVIPPVMKTGDKIDHFQIQEILYAGTRSHVYRVRNLRDNKDYVLKAPSLNFQDDLVYLEGFVREQWVGSRVDHPNIMKIYPPLDNSRFLYHICEKLDGDSLRQWLHDHPAPSAADVRKLTGQLIHALRAFQRLGMVHRDLKPENVLVDRDGGIKLIDFGTVQVRGLAEINSAVKEECPQGSVNYIAPETVLGTTGLYNASHQSDLFSLGVMVYELFSGAQPFAMEQVHRRGARSFSQWRYTSLLQHRPDLPLWLDLCIQKACEPNPAERYQAYSEFWTDLHQPNASLQRQYRQKPLLERNPLRFWQILSGLLLLVIIVQTLIFSG, from the coding sequence ATGCAGACTGACAGAGCATTAAACAAGGAATATGGTCTTGCCACTGAAGGTGACATTATCCGTCGGCCTTCTGCCAAACGCCTGATGGTCACGCTGGGCGGCTACTCTTCTGCAGGCCCGAAAGACGAAAATCAGGATGCCTTTGCCGCTTGTCTCACCACCCAGGAGCATTATAAAGGGGTGGCCCTGTGTGTCGCCGACGGTGTCAGCTGCAGCGAGCATGCGCAGCAGGCAAGCACCACCAGTGTGACGCATTTTCTGCAGGATTATTACAGCACGCCCGACAGCTGGGATGTAAAAACTGCAGCAGGAAGAGTTTTATCGTCACTGAATGCCTGGCTGTATCATCACGGTCAGCAGGCCAGTGCCCGCCATAACAGTCTGGTGACGACCTTCAGTGGGCTGATTTTAAAATCCAATACTGCGCATTTACTGCATGTCGGCGACAGCCGGATTTATCGTTTGCGGGACGGTATGCTTGAGTTGCTGACCCGCGATCATAATCATCAGCAGGGTGGGTGTCAGTATCTTAGCCGGGCGCTGGGCATGGATACCCATCTGGAAGTCGATTATCAGACTCAGCCCCTGCAACAGGGAGATGTATTTATGCTCACCAGCGATGGTGTGCATGGTTTTTTAACCGCCCAGCAATTACAGCAGACTCTGAATAATGCGTTGCAGGCTGCAACCGGCAGCCACGGAATCAATCAGTATCAGCTGGAACAATGCAGCAAACAGCTGGTGCAACAGGCTTTGGCTCAGGGCGGCGACGACAATGCAACCTGCTGTCTGCTGGTGGTTGAACAATTACCGCAGACCAATCTGGAAGAGGCGCACCGCACTTTGTGTGAGCGGGTGATTCCGCCGGTAATGAAAACCGGCGATAAAATTGATCATTTTCAGATACAGGAAATTCTGTATGCCGGTACGCGCAGCCATGTTTATCGGGTGCGTAACCTACGCGATAACAAAGATTATGTATTAAAAGCACCGTCGCTGAATTTTCAGGATGATCTGGTTTATCTTGAGGGTTTTGTGCGCGAGCAATGGGTTGGCAGCCGGGTCGATCATCCGAATATTATGAAGATTTACCCGCCACTGGATAACAGCCGCTTTCTTTATCATATTTGTGAAAAGCTGGATGGCGACAGCCTGCGCCAGTGGTTGCATGACCACCCGGCTCCGTCTGCTGCCGATGTGCGTAAGCTCACAGGACAATTAATTCATGCCCTGCGGGCATTTCAGCGATTGGGCATGGTGCACCGTGATTTAAAGCCTGAAAATGTGCTGGTTGACCGCGATGGTGGTATTAAATTAATTGATTTTGGCACCGTTCAGGTGCGCGGCCTGGCAGAAATTAACAGCGCTGTTAAAGAAGAATGTCCGCAGGGATCGGTTAACTATATTGCACCCGAAACTGTTCTTGGTACGACAGGCCTGTACAATGCCAGCCATCAGAGTGACTTATTTTCGCTGGGCGTTATGGTCTATGAGCTGTTCAGCGGTGCGCAGCCTTTTGCGATGGAGCAGGTACACCGGCGCGGAGCGAGATCGTTTTCGCAATGGCGTTACACGTCGCTGTTGCAGCATCGTCCGGACTTGCCGCTGTGGCTGGATCTCTGTATTCAGAAAGCCTGTGAACCCAATCCGGCAGAGCGTTATCAGGCTTATTCTGAATTCTGGACCGACCTGCATCAGCCGAATGCTTCGCTGCAGCGGCAATACCGGCAAAAGCCGTTACTGGAGCGTAACCCACTGCGTTTCTGGCAAATACTCAGTGGGCTTTTACTGCTTGTGATTATTGTACAGACGCTGATTTTTTCCGGCTGA
- a CDS encoding DMT family transporter: MQNPSLTIPSPPDSRTNLPANSKPGKFAIPVFSAVHQALFAVMLFALTIPMTQVALNSFSAEFIAASRAVIAGLTAWVVIVINGWQRPPLQALPWLLLAGVGVVLGFPYLLSLSLTRIPAADMGVVLAGLPLVTSLLATLLQGERHPPRFWFFSVVGCSLLAGYVITTIGSLPAFEPQHVLTLIATLLFGGLGYSAGAKAAAMIGGWQTICWMVVLYLPAAALVWGSLWAEEVQKMQPQNLAISLSALLYLGLISQLWGFRFWYRSLATAGVAKISQLQLLQPFFTLAFISLMLRDSITVAQLFFCALIVLMVMCAMKSAKR, translated from the coding sequence ATGCAAAATCCATCTCTGACCATTCCTTCTCCTCCTGACAGCAGGACAAATTTACCCGCTAACAGCAAACCCGGAAAATTCGCGATCCCCGTATTCAGTGCCGTACATCAGGCCTTGTTTGCGGTGATGTTGTTTGCCCTCACTATTCCGATGACTCAGGTCGCACTGAACAGCTTTTCAGCCGAGTTTATTGCCGCCAGCCGCGCCGTCATCGCCGGCCTGACGGCCTGGGTTGTCATCGTTATTAATGGCTGGCAACGTCCGCCGCTGCAGGCGTTGCCCTGGTTGCTGCTGGCCGGTGTTGGTGTGGTACTGGGCTTTCCGTATTTACTGAGCCTCAGCCTTACCCGGATACCCGCGGCGGATATGGGCGTGGTACTGGCCGGCCTGCCGCTGGTGACCTCGTTACTGGCCACCCTGCTGCAGGGCGAACGTCATCCGCCACGCTTCTGGTTTTTTTCCGTTGTCGGTTGCAGCCTGCTCGCCGGTTATGTGATCACCACCATCGGCAGTCTGCCTGCTTTTGAGCCACAACATGTGCTGACTCTGATCGCCACCCTGCTGTTTGGCGGTCTGGGTTACAGCGCCGGAGCCAAAGCCGCCGCAATGATTGGTGGCTGGCAAACCATTTGCTGGATGGTGGTTTTATATTTGCCAGCGGCGGCGCTGGTATGGGGTAGTTTGTGGGCTGAGGAAGTGCAAAAGATGCAGCCGCAGAACCTGGCCATCAGCCTGTCTGCCCTGCTTTATCTGGGGCTGATCAGCCAGCTATGGGGCTTTCGTTTCTGGTATCGCAGTCTGGCGACGGCGGGGGTTGCCAAAATCAGTCAGCTGCAATTGCTGCAGCCGTTTTTTACCCTGGCATTTATCAGCCTGATGCTGCGTGACAGCATTACTGTCGCTCAACTGTTCTTTTGCGCGCTGATAGTGTTGATGGTGATGTGTGCGATGAAAAGTGCAAAGCGCTGA
- a CDS encoding PLP-dependent aminotransferase family protein, with the protein MLQRQTEQPLYQQLAGRVAEDIRAGVFAAGSKVPSVRKLAGQYGVSISTVTQAYAWLEDQGWISARPQSGYFVRGHVSPAEQQTPPLSAGDKPSAVTKAEFINGMLTKINRPAMINLGAAIPRPDWLPQRVLQTHIQKVSRFHSAEVFDYLFSPGLEELRNQVAVRMRDVNVRCQADDIVITHGCAEALALCLRAVTNPGDLVAVESPCYYGFLQTADMLGLKIIEIPTDPQQGMSVEALQLALQQWPVKVIQVSSRYSNPTGCSMPVEQQKKLVALASQYQVPVIEDDVYGETGYPVARGQTQSPASVLKTYDREGMVLYCSSFSKTVSAGLRVGWCIPGRWYRQVTERQTFTTFSAASLSQYAMLSYLQNGHYDRHLRQFRVRAANSMQRFIHAIRQYFPAETRVSEPAGGFILWVCLPEGVSAMDLHYEAAQRSVIIIPGDVFSNTEHFSNYIRINTAITWSVDVEESIKMLAQLVKRQQQKYSGSVGA; encoded by the coding sequence GTGTTACAGCGCCAGACAGAACAACCCCTTTATCAGCAACTGGCTGGCCGGGTGGCGGAGGATATCCGCGCCGGTGTGTTTGCCGCCGGCAGCAAAGTGCCCAGTGTGCGTAAACTGGCAGGGCAGTATGGCGTGAGTATTTCGACGGTTACTCAGGCCTATGCCTGGCTTGAGGATCAGGGCTGGATTTCGGCCCGGCCACAATCGGGTTATTTTGTCCGTGGTCATGTCTCTCCGGCCGAGCAGCAGACACCACCGTTATCGGCAGGTGATAAACCCAGTGCTGTTACCAAGGCTGAATTTATTAATGGCATGCTGACCAAAATCAATCGTCCGGCCATGATCAATCTCGGTGCTGCGATTCCGCGTCCGGACTGGTTACCGCAGCGGGTGCTGCAGACCCATATTCAGAAAGTCAGTCGTTTTCATTCTGCCGAAGTATTTGATTATTTATTTTCACCCGGTCTGGAAGAGCTGCGTAATCAGGTTGCGGTACGTATGCGCGATGTGAATGTGCGTTGTCAGGCGGATGATATCGTTATTACCCATGGCTGTGCCGAAGCGCTGGCCCTGTGTTTACGGGCTGTTACGAACCCCGGTGATCTGGTCGCGGTTGAATCGCCCTGTTATTACGGCTTTTTGCAGACCGCCGATATGCTGGGGCTGAAGATTATTGAAATACCCACCGACCCACAGCAGGGCATGAGTGTCGAGGCACTGCAGCTGGCATTACAGCAGTGGCCGGTAAAAGTGATTCAGGTCAGCAGCCGTTATTCCAATCCGACCGGTTGCAGTATGCCAGTAGAGCAACAGAAAAAACTGGTGGCACTGGCCAGCCAGTATCAGGTGCCGGTGATTGAAGATGATGTTTATGGTGAAACGGGATACCCGGTTGCACGTGGACAGACTCAGTCACCGGCTTCGGTACTCAAGACCTACGACCGTGAAGGTATGGTGCTGTACTGCTCGTCGTTTTCCAAAACGGTTTCGGCCGGCTTGCGTGTGGGCTGGTGCATCCCCGGCCGCTGGTACCGGCAGGTAACAGAACGGCAGACATTTACCACCTTTTCGGCGGCGAGCCTGTCACAATACGCGATGCTGTCGTATCTGCAGAACGGCCACTACGACCGCCATCTGCGTCAGTTCCGGGTGCGTGCCGCGAACAGTATGCAGCGTTTTATTCATGCCATTCGTCAGTATTTTCCTGCCGAAACTCGGGTGAGTGAGCCTGCCGGAGGATTTATTCTCTGGGTCTGTTTACCCGAAGGCGTCAGCGCAATGGATCTGCATTATGAAGCAGCACAGCGTTCGGTGATTATTATTCCCGGCGATGTATTTTCCAATACGGAGCATTTTTCTAATTATATCCGTATTAATACAGCCATTACCTGGAGCGTGGATGTGGAGGAGTCAATAAAGATGCTGGCGCAGCTGGTGAAAAGACAGCAGCAAAAATACAGTGGCAGTGTGGGAGCCTAG
- a CDS encoding DMT family transporter, translated as MNTWWILAIAIIAEVIATSALKVSEGFTRLIPSLVVVVGYGIAFYGLALTLKTIPVGVAYAIWSGMGIVLVTLIGWFLFDQKLDPAAIIGMVLIVAGVVVMNVFSASSGH; from the coding sequence ATGAATACCTGGTGGATTCTGGCGATTGCGATTATCGCCGAAGTGATCGCAACCTCGGCGTTAAAAGTCAGCGAAGGTTTTACCCGTTTAATTCCTTCGCTGGTGGTGGTGGTTGGTTATGGCATTGCCTTTTATGGTTTGGCCCTGACATTAAAAACCATTCCGGTCGGCGTTGCTTATGCTATCTGGTCGGGCATGGGCATTGTTCTGGTTACCCTGATTGGCTGGTTTTTATTCGATCAGAAACTCGATCCGGCGGCTATTATCGGTATGGTGCTGATTGTTGCCGGGGTCGTGGTGATGAATGTTTTTTCTGCCAGTAGCGGTCACTGA
- a CDS encoding NAD(P)/FAD-dependent oxidoreductase, producing the protein MATNILVIIGNGLAANRVLEQLGENHPFSAIQVLSDEPVAHYNRIMLSPLLAGETTLNAITPHDKDWYQSRRIAVYLNQNVERIDTLTQQVICSGGDHFAYDALILATGSRSFVPDIPGADASNVVGFRSLRDVDTMFARLPDIQHATVIGAGLLGVEAATGLRSHGIQVTLLHRNPVLMNRQLDATASALLEKELLNRGIDVCTGCTPLNLCSSNAPKLHINTIQFEQADSNSQQQLNTDLVVFATGIIANKELAESAGIRCSQGIQVDALMRTSHPHIYALGECCEFNGNTYGLVAPIWEQASILARQLHQQYQTGQQQRLSTADPLLSYEEREHLTKLKVSGVDIHSIGQFEADSSTEVLQLLDEHAGIYKKILLRDERIVGALCVGDVADSHWYYELMQQGDSVTALRPTLLFGQAYC; encoded by the coding sequence ATGGCGACAAACATTCTGGTGATTATTGGCAATGGTCTGGCAGCCAACCGGGTACTGGAGCAACTGGGCGAGAACCATCCGTTCAGCGCTATTCAGGTTCTGAGCGATGAACCTGTGGCCCATTACAATCGCATTATGCTCTCACCACTGCTGGCCGGCGAAACAACGTTAAATGCCATTACTCCGCATGATAAAGACTGGTATCAGAGCCGGCGTATTGCTGTTTATCTGAATCAGAATGTTGAACGCATTGATACGCTAACCCAGCAGGTTATCTGTTCCGGTGGTGACCATTTTGCTTATGATGCGCTGATACTAGCCACCGGCTCCCGTTCTTTTGTGCCTGATATTCCCGGTGCAGATGCAAGCAATGTTGTTGGTTTCCGCAGTCTGCGTGATGTTGACACCATGTTTGCACGCTTGCCGGATATACAACACGCTACCGTGATTGGCGCCGGGTTATTAGGGGTAGAAGCCGCCACGGGACTTCGCAGCCACGGCATTCAGGTAACCCTGCTGCACCGTAATCCTGTTTTGATGAACCGCCAGCTGGATGCCACAGCGTCGGCATTACTGGAAAAAGAACTGCTTAACCGTGGCATTGATGTATGCACCGGCTGCACCCCGCTTAACTTGTGCAGCAGCAATGCGCCAAAGCTGCACATCAATACTATTCAGTTTGAACAGGCGGACAGTAATAGTCAGCAACAGCTGAATACCGATCTGGTGGTATTTGCCACCGGTATTATTGCCAATAAAGAACTGGCAGAAAGTGCCGGCATCCGTTGTAGTCAGGGGATTCAGGTAGATGCATTGATGCGTACCAGTCATCCGCATATTTATGCATTAGGCGAATGCTGCGAATTTAATGGCAATACCTATGGTCTGGTCGCTCCTATCTGGGAACAGGCCAGCATCCTTGCACGCCAACTGCACCAGCAATATCAAACCGGTCAGCAGCAGAGATTAAGCACTGCCGATCCTCTGTTGTCGTATGAGGAGCGCGAGCATTTAACCAAATTAAAAGTATCCGGTGTCGATATTCACAGCATCGGTCAGTTTGAAGCAGACAGCAGCACAGAAGTTCTGCAACTACTGGATGAGCATGCGGGTATTTATAAGAAAATACTGTTGCGCGATGAGCGTATCGTCGGGGCCCTGTGTGTCGGCGATGTCGCCGACAGCCACTGGTATTATGAATTAATGCAACAGGGTGACAGCGTTACCGCTCTGCGGCCAACATTATTATTCGGCCAGGCGTATTGTTGA
- a CDS encoding alginate export family protein, with the protein MMQTKKTLSATALSLAISQLVFSQSVLAEETAVDMLKKGDAIIDLRLRYESVDDDDAADKDSATALTLRSRLGYETADFNGFKVLYEIEDVRAVIDDYAPENTDYDTVADPENTEINRAQISYSKDGFSLVAGRQRIILDNARFVGNVGWRQNEQTFDALKAGYKTGDLNLQYAYIDQVNGILRKFDADVTSHLLNATYSGLKAGNLTGYAYLLKDDDSDAKLDTYGVRFAGKTAVNDINLIYSAEFATQSSDDFDAGYYALEGGVVLSGITLALGNETLGSDDGAYGFQTPLATKHAFNGWADKFLVTPADGLSDTYIKATGAVAGVKLLAMYHDYSTDEGSDDKGSEVNFLAAKSFAEHYSAGVKYAAYSAGDTGTDSDKAWLWLEAKF; encoded by the coding sequence ATGATGCAAACAAAAAAAACGTTGTCAGCTACTGCCCTGAGTTTAGCCATCAGCCAGCTTGTCTTCAGTCAGAGTGTACTGGCAGAAGAGACGGCTGTTGATATGCTGAAAAAAGGTGACGCCATTATTGATCTTCGCCTGCGCTATGAAAGCGTTGATGATGACGATGCTGCCGATAAAGACTCTGCCACGGCACTCACTCTGCGTTCACGCCTGGGGTACGAAACAGCCGATTTCAACGGCTTTAAAGTGCTGTACGAAATTGAAGATGTACGCGCAGTTATCGACGACTATGCTCCGGAAAATACCGATTATGATACCGTTGCCGATCCGGAGAACACCGAGATCAACCGTGCCCAGATCAGCTACAGCAAAGATGGCTTCAGCCTTGTAGCCGGTCGTCAGCGTATTATTCTCGATAATGCCCGCTTCGTCGGTAATGTCGGCTGGCGTCAGAATGAACAAACGTTTGATGCGCTAAAAGCAGGCTATAAAACCGGCGATCTTAACCTTCAATACGCTTACATCGATCAGGTGAACGGTATTCTGCGTAAATTTGATGCCGACGTTACCAGCCATTTACTTAATGCCACCTACTCCGGACTCAAAGCCGGAAACCTGACCGGTTACGCCTATTTATTAAAGGATGACGACAGTGACGCCAAGCTGGATACCTATGGTGTGCGCTTTGCCGGAAAAACGGCCGTCAATGATATTAACCTGATTTACAGTGCTGAATTTGCCACCCAATCCAGCGATGATTTTGATGCCGGTTATTATGCCCTGGAAGGCGGCGTGGTGTTATCCGGCATTACTCTCGCACTGGGCAATGAAACCCTTGGCAGTGATGACGGCGCCTATGGATTCCAGACCCCGTTAGCCACCAAACATGCGTTTAATGGCTGGGCAGACAAATTCCTGGTAACTCCGGCCGATGGTCTGAGTGATACCTATATTAAAGCCACGGGTGCCGTCGCCGGTGTCAAATTGCTGGCCATGTACCATGACTACAGCACTGACGAAGGCAGTGATGATAAAGGCAGTGAGGTTAATTTTCTCGCCGCTAAAAGCTTTGCTGAGCATTACAGCGCTGGTGTGAAATACGCCGCCTACAGCGCCGGTGATACCGGCACCGACAGCGACAAAGCCTGGCTGTGGCTGGAAGCAAAATTCTGA
- a CDS encoding ABC transporter ATP-binding protein yields MNPLLELTQVGIEFSTAKGSFRALQSVDLKINKGEYISLIGHSGCGKSTVLNIVAGLLQATEGGVVLNGKEVNEPGPERAVVFQNHSLLPWLSAYENVELAVKQVFRGKKSKAEMKAWIEHNLELVHMTHAMHKRPDEISGGMKQRVGIARALAMEPQVLLMDEPFGALDALTRAHLQDSLMDIQKELNNTVIMITHDVDEAVLLSDRIVMMTNGPAATIGEILDIDLERPRNRLQLADDPRYNHYRHQVLSFLYEKQRKTDDSLPATQPHGQVSGSQIIKENNETRAINTPAGHSHAHTPDQDKANQLKTA; encoded by the coding sequence ATGAACCCACTACTCGAACTGACTCAGGTAGGTATTGAATTCAGCACCGCAAAAGGCAGTTTCCGCGCGTTGCAGAGTGTCGATCTTAAGATTAATAAAGGTGAGTATATTTCACTGATCGGCCACTCCGGCTGCGGCAAATCCACCGTGCTGAATATTGTTGCCGGTCTGCTGCAGGCAACCGAAGGCGGCGTAGTTCTGAATGGTAAAGAAGTGAACGAGCCAGGTCCTGAACGTGCGGTGGTTTTTCAGAACCACTCCCTGCTGCCCTGGCTCAGTGCTTATGAAAATGTCGAGCTGGCAGTAAAACAGGTATTCCGTGGCAAAAAATCCAAAGCCGAAATGAAAGCCTGGATTGAGCACAATCTGGAGCTGGTGCATATGACCCATGCCATGCATAAACGTCCGGATGAAATTTCCGGTGGCATGAAGCAACGCGTGGGCATCGCCCGGGCACTGGCGATGGAGCCTCAGGTGTTATTAATGGATGAGCCTTTTGGTGCACTCGACGCCCTGACGCGTGCGCACCTTCAGGATTCATTAATGGACATCCAGAAAGAGCTGAATAACACCGTCATTATGATTACCCATGATGTCGATGAAGCGGTCTTACTGTCTGACCGCATCGTTATGATGACCAACGGCCCCGCCGCTACCATCGGTGAAATTCTGGACATCGATCTGGAGCGGCCACGTAACCGCCTGCAGTTAGCTGATGACCCACGCTACAACCATTACCGCCATCAGGTGCTGAGTTTCCTTTATGAAAAACAGCGTAAGACTGATGACAGCCTGCCTGCCACGCAACCCCATGGTCAGGTCTCAGGTTCCCAAATAATAAAAGAAAATAATGAAACCCGCGCGATAAACACCCCGGCCGGGCATTCCCATGCTCATACACCGGATCAGGATAAAGCTAACCAGTTAAAAACTGCCTGA